In a genomic window of Sulfuriferula nivalis:
- the yidC gene encoding membrane protein insertase YidC translates to MDIKRLILFVVFSFSLLMLWENWQKETAPKALDSTATSTKNDISNINAPIIPTINKQAVIQQDAKKADGALVDGAQINVTTDLVHAVIDADGGDIRSLSILHYQDPVDVKRHLHIFEQTSNHTYVAQSGLVGTNLPNHKSIFSFAANNYALAENQNKLVVPMSWVDEETGIQVTKEYIFYRDSYKIDLTYHLTNTGKLSIPLQAYFQLLRDGKIPDGESKMVHTFTGPAIYTEASKFTKLDFHKMDKGDQTYPKTANDGWVAMVQHHFVSAWLPNNGAKREFYAEALGNGLYRAGVILPEGELKPGSSTSFTVPLYAGPQIQKTLTALAPGLDYVVDYGWLTPISGPIFWALQKIHGVVGNWGWSIVILTMFIKLMFFPLSAKSYQSMAQMRGLAPKLQRLKETFGDDRQKLHQAMMDLYKTEKVNPLGGCLPVVVQIPVFISLYWALLGSVEMRQAPFIGWIHDLSAPDPFYVLPIIMGLTMILQTRLNPTPPDPMQAKVMMIMPVAFSIFFFFFPAGLVLYWVVNNILSISQQWFITRKHEAAQAGNAKR, encoded by the coding sequence ATGGATATTAAAAGACTCATATTGTTTGTAGTATTCTCATTTTCCTTATTAATGTTGTGGGAAAATTGGCAAAAAGAAACAGCCCCTAAAGCATTAGATAGTACTGCAACTAGTACAAAAAATGACATTTCAAATATTAATGCGCCAATAATCCCCACTATAAATAAACAGGCAGTAATTCAACAAGATGCTAAAAAAGCGGATGGTGCATTAGTAGATGGTGCGCAAATCAATGTCACTACAGATTTAGTACATGCGGTAATTGATGCCGATGGCGGGGATATACGTAGTTTATCCATACTGCATTATCAAGACCCTGTTGATGTAAAGAGACATCTTCATATTTTTGAACAAACATCCAATCATACATATGTCGCCCAATCAGGCTTGGTTGGAACAAACTTACCAAATCATAAATCCATTTTTTCTTTTGCAGCTAACAATTACGCTTTAGCTGAAAATCAAAATAAGTTAGTTGTACCTATGTCGTGGGTAGATGAAGAGACCGGTATTCAAGTAACTAAGGAATACATTTTTTATCGCGATAGTTACAAAATAGATTTAACTTATCATTTAACAAATACTGGAAAGTTATCGATACCATTACAGGCGTATTTCCAGTTATTACGTGATGGGAAAATCCCTGATGGTGAATCTAAAATGGTTCATACATTTACAGGCCCAGCAATCTATACAGAAGCAAGTAAATTTACTAAGCTGGATTTTCATAAAATGGATAAGGGCGATCAAACTTATCCTAAAACTGCAAATGATGGTTGGGTAGCAATGGTGCAACATCATTTTGTATCTGCATGGTTACCTAATAATGGAGCAAAAAGAGAATTTTATGCAGAAGCCTTGGGTAATGGTTTGTATCGAGCTGGTGTGATATTGCCAGAAGGTGAATTAAAACCAGGTTCAAGCACGTCATTTACAGTTCCTTTGTATGCCGGTCCACAAATCCAGAAAACGTTAACGGCCTTAGCGCCTGGGCTGGATTATGTTGTTGACTATGGTTGGTTAACTCCTATCTCAGGTCCTATATTCTGGGCACTTCAAAAAATACATGGTGTAGTTGGGAACTGGGGATGGTCAATTGTTATTTTGACTATGTTTATTAAATTGATGTTTTTTCCGTTATCGGCAAAAAGTTATCAATCTATGGCCCAAATGCGAGGATTGGCTCCTAAATTACAACGTTTAAAAGAAACATTTGGCGATGATAGACAAAAACTTCATCAAGCTATGATGGATTTGTATAAAACAGAAAAAGTAAATCCATTAGGTGGTTGTTTGCCTGTAGTTGTACAAATTCCAGTATTTATTTCACTGTATTGGGCATTGTTAGGCAGTGTTGAGATGCGCCAGGCACCATTTATTGGATGGATTCACGACTTATCAGCGCCAGATCCATTTTACGTTTTGCCGATTATTATGGGCTTGACTATGATATTGCAAACGCGCTTGAATCCAACTCCACCGGATCCTATGCAAGCAAAAGTAATGATGATTATGCCGGTAGCATTCAGTATTTTCTTTTTCTTCTTTCCAGCTGGATTAGTATTATATTGGGTCGTAAACAATATATTATCAATAAGTCAGCAGTGGTTTATTACGCGTAAACACGAGGCTGCACAAGCAGGTAATGCAAAACGCTAA
- the mnmE gene encoding tRNA uridine-5-carboxymethylaminomethyl(34) synthesis GTPase MnmE, whose product MQNAKRDVIAAIATAPGRGGVGIVRISGANLSTFPFQISGINPIPRHAHFVKFLDDTGEIIDEGILLYFPGPHSFTGEDVIELQGHGGPIVLNMLLVRCLQLGARLAEPGEFTLRAYLNDKLDLAQAESVADLIDASSEQAVKSAMRSLTGEFSNQIEILVAGLIDLRMLVEATLDFPEEEIEFLQSAKAFDRLANICQQVSQVEQSAKQGSLLRDGISVVLIGQPNVGKSSLLNRLAGEEVAIVSAVAGTTRDTVRETIQINGVPIHIVDTAGLRDTEDEVELIGIQRTWRAIEQASLALLLVDAKHGVTSVEDTIIAKLPANLPLYTLHNKIDLECPEKLAGDIYVSAKLGTGIAELKSLLLSVAGWQTEMSSVFLARERHLNAIRLAKHHLECAIEVQANSLELLAEDLRLAQFALASISGGFSADDLLGEIFSRFCIGK is encoded by the coding sequence ATGCAAAACGCTAAACGTGATGTGATTGCTGCAATTGCCACTGCGCCTGGGCGCGGTGGTGTGGGTATAGTTCGTATTTCTGGTGCTAATTTAAGTACGTTTCCATTTCAAATCAGCGGTATTAACCCAATACCGCGTCATGCACATTTTGTAAAATTCCTTGATGATACTGGCGAAATTATAGATGAAGGTATTTTGCTATATTTTCCAGGCCCACATTCATTTACGGGTGAAGATGTTATTGAGTTGCAGGGACATGGCGGACCTATAGTATTAAATATGCTATTGGTGCGATGTTTGCAACTTGGGGCTCGTTTAGCTGAGCCTGGTGAATTTACCTTGCGTGCTTATCTCAATGATAAATTAGATTTAGCTCAGGCTGAAAGTGTTGCCGATCTAATAGATGCCAGCTCTGAACAAGCTGTTAAATCAGCGATGCGTTCACTAACAGGTGAGTTTTCCAATCAAATTGAAATATTAGTTGCGGGTTTGATAGATTTACGTATGTTGGTTGAAGCCACCTTGGATTTTCCAGAAGAAGAGATTGAATTTCTTCAATCTGCGAAAGCATTCGATAGATTAGCAAATATATGTCAGCAAGTAAGTCAGGTTGAACAAAGCGCCAAACAAGGTAGCTTGTTACGTGATGGAATTAGTGTGGTATTAATTGGGCAACCAAACGTTGGTAAGTCTAGTTTGCTTAATAGGTTAGCTGGTGAGGAAGTGGCTATTGTTAGCGCAGTTGCAGGAACTACACGTGATACGGTGCGTGAAACTATACAAATAAATGGTGTGCCCATACACATAGTAGATACCGCAGGTTTGCGTGACACCGAAGATGAAGTTGAGCTTATTGGGATACAACGGACATGGCGAGCGATTGAACAAGCAAGTCTAGCATTGTTGCTTGTTGATGCTAAGCATGGCGTAACTTCAGTTGAAGATACTATTATTGCAAAACTGCCAGCTAATTTACCTTTATATACACTGCATAATAAAATTGATCTGGAATGTCCGGAAAAATTGGCAGGTGATATTTATGTTTCCGCTAAATTGGGTACGGGTATAGCTGAGCTTAAATCGTTGTTATTATCAGTAGCGGGATGGCAAACAGAAATGAGCAGTGTGTTTCTTGCGCGTGAACGGCACCTAAATGCTATTCGTTTGGCAAAACATCATTTAGAGTGCGCCATAGAGGTACAAGCGAACTCGTTGGAATTGTTAGCAGAAGATTTGCGTTTAGCACAATTTGCATTGGCATCTATTTCGGGTGGCTTTAGTGCTGATGATTTATTAGGCGAAATATTCAGTCGTTTTTGTATTGGCAAGTAA